Proteins found in one Pogoniulus pusillus isolate bPogPus1 chromosome 36, bPogPus1.pri, whole genome shotgun sequence genomic segment:
- the LOC135190607 gene encoding transcription factor HES-5-like, producing MAPSNTLLIHMEEKLLPKEKNKLRKPVVEKMRRDRINSSIEQLKLLLEKEFQRHQPNSKLEKADILEVAVSYLKQQSQLQDQTFTPKHAEQDFNSGYLRCLREAMHFLSYCEPRKETQLQLIKHFCKAQMAADITYPPALHSSPLSPAPLARKQPAQKTLAAAPTIWRPW from the exons ATGGCTCCCAGTAACACTCTCCTGATCCACATGGAAGAGAAACTGCTgccaaaagaaaagaataaa CTGAGGAAGCCGGTGGTGGAGAAGATGCGCCGCGACCGGATTAACAGCAGCATCgagcagctgaagctgctccTGGAGAAAGAGTTCCAGAGGCACCAGCCCAACTCCAAGCTGGAGAAGGCAGACATCCTGGAAGTGGCTGTCAGCTAcctgaagcagcagagccagctgcaggaccaaA cATTCACTCCCAAGCACGCAGAGCAGGACTTCAACAGCGGCTACCTGCGGTGCCTCCGGGAGGCCATGCACTTTCTGTCCTACTGTGAGCCCAGGAAGGagacccagctgcagctcatcaAGCACTTCTGCAAAGCTCAGATGGCTGCAGACATCACCtaccctcctgctctgcacagctcaccTCTGTCCCCTGCTCCACTGGCCAGAAAGCAACCTGCCCAGAAgactctggctgctgctcctaCCATCTGGAGGCCCTGGTAG
- the HES5 gene encoding transcription factor HES-5 isoform X1 gives MAPTALSLEILTPKEKNRLRKPIVEKLRRDRINSSIEQLKLLLEKEFQRHQPNSKLEKADILEMTVSYLKYSRGERIPQPCLLSLLRGKAPARVSLCNPSLLPAPTAFAASAKSLQQDYCEGYAWCLKEALQFLSLHSASTETRTKLICHFQRPPAAPKDPGSSSAPPSTHQPPAKQAALKPSCSLWRPW, from the exons ATGGCACccactgctctctccctggaaatCCTAACGCCCAAAGAGAAGAACAGA CTCAGGAAACCCATTGTAGAGAAACTGCGCCGGGATCGGATTAACAGCAGCATCgagcagctgaagctgctccTGGAGAAGGAGTTCCAGAGGCACCAGCCCAACTCCAAGCTGGAGAAGGCAGACATCCTGGAGATGACTGTCAGCTACCTGAAGTACAGCCGAGGTGAGCGCATCCCCCAGCCGTGCCTGCTGTCCTTACTTCGAGGCAAAGCTCCAGCCCGAGTCTCCCTGTGTAAcccttctctcctccctgcccccacagcttTCGCAGCCTCCGccaagagcctgcagcaggattACTGCGAGGGGTACGCCTGGTGCCTCAAGGAAGCTCTGCAGTTCCTGTCTCTCCATTCGGCGAGCACAGAAACCCGCACGAAGCTCATCTGCCACTTCCAGAGGCCACCAGCAGCGCCCAAGGACCCTGGTTCTTCTTCTGCACCGCCTTCCACCCACCAGCCCCCAGCAAAACAGGCAGCACTGaaaccctcctgcagcctctggagGCCTTGGTAG
- the HES5 gene encoding transcription factor HES-5 isoform X2 gives MAPTALSLEILTPKEKNRLRKPIVEKLRRDRINSSIEQLKLLLEKEFQRHQPNSKLEKADILEMTVSYLKYSRAFAASAKSLQQDYCEGYAWCLKEALQFLSLHSASTETRTKLICHFQRPPAAPKDPGSSSAPPSTHQPPAKQAALKPSCSLWRPW, from the exons ATGGCACccactgctctctccctggaaatCCTAACGCCCAAAGAGAAGAACAGA CTCAGGAAACCCATTGTAGAGAAACTGCGCCGGGATCGGATTAACAGCAGCATCgagcagctgaagctgctccTGGAGAAGGAGTTCCAGAGGCACCAGCCCAACTCCAAGCTGGAGAAGGCAGACATCCTGGAGATGACTGTCAGCTACCTGAAGTACAGCCGAG cttTCGCAGCCTCCGccaagagcctgcagcaggattACTGCGAGGGGTACGCCTGGTGCCTCAAGGAAGCTCTGCAGTTCCTGTCTCTCCATTCGGCGAGCACAGAAACCCGCACGAAGCTCATCTGCCACTTCCAGAGGCCACCAGCAGCGCCCAAGGACCCTGGTTCTTCTTCTGCACCGCCTTCCACCCACCAGCCCCCAGCAAAACAGGCAGCACTGaaaccctcctgcagcctctggagGCCTTGGTAG